A segment of the Gallaecimonas xiamenensis 3-C-1 genome:
CACAAAGGCGCCTCCGGCACCCAGGGCCTTGCCGAAGGTGGCCATCAGGATATCGGGCTTGGCGCCCTGGGCTTCCATCAGGCCCCGGCCTTCAGCCCCCAACACCCCCAGGCCGTGGGCGTCGTCCACGTAGAGGGTCTGGCCCAGGGCTTTTAGCCCCGCCAGGTCGGCACAATCCCCGTCCATGGAAAAGACGCCGTCACTGACAACCAGGCTGGGCGCTCGGATCAGGCCCTTGAGCTGAGCCAGATCCAGGTGGCGATAACGGCGAAAAGCCCCGCCAACGGTCTTGGCCGGGCGGCGCAGGCTGCCGTCCAGCAAGGAGGCATGGTTGAGGCGGTCATGGAATACCGGCTGGTCGGCAAAGAGGGACAAGACGCCGCTATTGGCGGCAAAACCGGAGCAAAAGAGCCTGACCGACTCAAAGCCCAGCCAATGGGCCAGCCGGTCACACAGGGCCTGGTGTTCCTGGCTGTGCCCCGACACCAGGGGCGAGGCGCTGGCACCGCTGCCGCTGCCCTGCCCTTCGCTGGCCAAGGCCAGGTAGTCGTTACCGGCCAGGTCCAGGGCCTGTTGGCCCTGGACCCTGACCCAGCCCTGGCCCAGCCGTGCTACCGGCCGACTTTGGCGCCAGAGTCCGTCGGCCCGC
Coding sequences within it:
- a CDS encoding aminotransferase class I/II-fold pyridoxal phosphate-dependent enzyme encodes the protein MLDQWLGPRLEKARADGLWRQSRPVARLGQGWVRVQGQQALDLAGNDYLALASEGQGSGSGASASPLVSGHSQEHQALCDRLAHWLGFESVRLFCSGFAANSGVLSLFADQPVFHDRLNHASLLDGSLRRPAKTVGGAFRRYRHLDLAQLKGLIRAPSLVVSDGVFSMDGDCADLAGLKALGQTLYVDDAHGLGVLGAEGRGLMEAQGAKPDILMATFGKALGAGGAFVAGPRVLGEAIDNFCREYIYSTALPLATLDLVSANLDKVQQQGWRREKLAELVAHFQAGCNKRGLPVLASNTPIQPLLCASSQGALALSRQLLAAGYFCPAIRPPTVPQARLRITLNAGLSLAQLDGLLDCLEAHHVPG